In Sporocytophaga myxococcoides, the genomic window CGACTACATACAACAAACTTCAAGGTGGAACTGTATTTGGCGGTGGTGTTAACTACTTCTTCAATGGATATGGTACAAACGTAAGATTGTCTTATACGACATTCACAAAAGGAGTTCCACAGGATTCAGGAGAAATTTCCAACAAGACTTATGGACAGTTGTGGTGCCAGCTGCAGTTCTTTATTTTCTAAAGATTTCAAAACTTAATAATCCAATGTCCCCTTAGGGGGAATGAATCAAGATAAAGCAATCCATTAGCTCTTATATGATAACACCTTTACTTATAGGCTTAAGCCATTCAATGGAAACAGATCATGTAGTGGCTGTTGGTAATCTTGTTCAAATCAGACGAAGCTTCCGGGAAGAAGCGATATTAGGCGCAACCTGGGGTTTGGGTCATACATGCTCTGTTATCATCGGGGCTCTTTCTATATCATTTGTTAAAAACTTTATTGCCTTTCCCGAGCATTTTTCTTTTGAACTTTTTGTAGGAGTGATGATGGTATTGATTGGAATCTATCGCCTATATATTCTTAAAAGAAAGGAAAAGAACTCTTCAGGTAACAAGACTTTGTTCTTCAATGTTGGAGTTGTTCACGGCCTTGCTGGTAGTGGATCTATCGCTGCCATGCTCGCAGGCCTTGCTGAGAACCGACAGGAGCAAATACTTTTCCTGATGCTGTTTGGACTAGGTACAATAGTAGGCATGGGAATTATTGCAGCTTCCATCACAAGACTAAAGTTTTTACATCCCAGGTATCTGACATGGTTTTCATGTCTTATTGCTGCTTGTTCATTCATCTATGGTATCAAAATAATTATCGGACAACTTTACTAAAATACTAACTCTAACAACGACTCGTATGAAAACACCATTTAAATCAAAGACTTTGTATAAGTTTCTGTCGCTCATGCTGGCTGCTGGCCTCTTGTTTTCTTCATGTTCAGGATCGAAAGACTCCGCATCGGAACAAGAAAAATCAGCAGAAGCTGCATCAGGAGAAACCATTAAAATCGGAGTATTGCACTCATTGAGTGGTACTATGGCTATCTCTGAAGTTTCTCTTAAAGATGTTATAGAAATGGCAGTGGAGGAAATCAATGCTTCCGGTGGTGTGCTTGGTAAAAAGGTAGAGCCTGTTATTGTAGACCCTGCATCTGACTGGGATCTATTTGCGGAAAAGTCAAAAGAACTTATACTTGACAAAAAGGTGGCTGCTGTATTCGGCTGCTGGACTTCAGTGTCAAGAAAGTCTGTGTTGCCAGTATTTGAAGAACATAACAGTCTTTTGTTTTATCCTGTGCAATATGAGGGTGAAGAATGTTCTGCAAACGTAATCTATTCAGGTGCTACTCCAAACCAGCAGTTGATACCAGCTGCTGAATATCTTATGAGTGAAAAAGGCGGTGGATATAAGAAGTTCTATTTGCTAGGAACAGATTATGTGTTTCCTAGAACAGCTAATAAAATCCTTAAAGCATTCCTTCTTTCAAAAGGGGTTCCTAAAGAAAATATCATCGAAGAATATACTCCTTTTCATCATCAGGATTATCAGACTATTGTTTCTAAAGTGAAGAAGTTTGCAGCTGGCGGAAAAGCATGTGTATTAAGTACTGTAAACGGTGACTCTAACGTGCCATTCTATAAAGAATTCGCAAATCAGGGACTTACTGCAGCGATGTGTCCTATCATGGCATTCTCTGTTGCAGAAGATGAGTTGCGTTCAATGGATACAGAATTTCTTGTAGGCCACTTAGCTGCATGGAATTATTATCAGTCTGTTGAGTCTCCCGAGAACAAACTTTTTGTGGAGAACTTTAAAAAATTCTGTGAGAAAAAAGGATTACCAGGTGGCAAAAGCCGTGTGACTGACGATCCTATCTGCTGGGCTTATACTGATATCTATCTTTGGAAAAATGCTGTAGAAAAAGCGGGTACTACTGAAATAGAAAAAATGCGGCCTGCATTATATGGTCTTGAATTCAAATCACCAGGGGGCCTTGTTAAAATGAGTGAGAAAAATCATCACCTTGCTAAGCCTGTAATGATTGGAGAAATAAGAAGCGACGGTCAGTTTGATATCATCTGGAAAACAGATGGTCTTGTTGAGCCAGAACCATGGTCTAAACTAACATCCCCTGACAAAGATTGCGATCACGTAAGTCATGGTGGTACATATACTCTTAATGATTAATTGTTAGTTGAGTAAATAGTCATCAGTAACTCTGATGACTTGTAAAGGTAGATTTACCGGCTGTATGAGGAACTCAAAAGCCAAGTGCAGCCGGTTTTAAAAAGGATTTCGAATACGATTGCTATTAGTTGTGTTTGATTTAATAATTAACCAGATGAAATATATTTTCTACTTTCTGTTGGTTTTCGCATTACCATTGCGTTTGCTCGCAGAGTCTAGTGTAAGCGATACTCAGACACAAGTGAATACTCTTATTTCTGGATCAGATTCACTGAAGGCTGTTGTAATTAATAGTCTAATATCATCTGAGAAAACTGAAGTGTATCCATTGCTTTCTGCAATTAATGATAAGAAGTTATTTATGTATAATAACATTCTGATCACACTTGGAGAAAAGCAAACATCAGATGATGGTACCGAAAAATTTAAGCTATTAGAGGTTTATCCAGAGTTCAAGGAGTTGTCTTCCAACGATGGAAAATCCTTATACCTTCCTATATCAGAATTAAAAGAAGTTGAGTTTAGCAGAAGTTCCAGATTATTGCTTGCTCCGATAACTCCTTATCTGAATTTATTAAGTCCTGAAGTTGAAAAGCGAAAGCTTGCCTATTCTCAGTTTCAGGGTTTAAAGGATAAGTCTATCCTGCCAAAGTTATATTCTGCGCTTGCTCATGAGAAGCATCAGGAAATATTAAGATTGGGAAGGGAAACAATATTTTCAATACAATTGAACTCTTCACCGGAAGCTTCTCATAAAATGTGGACTGATAGTCTTACATTGAATTGGGGACCTAACACTCAATCTATTCTTGAGCAGTACGCAGCGATTCAATCCAATCCAGAGTTAAAGAACTTTGCCTCAGAAAAAGCTGAGGAGTTACAATCAAAGCATGAAAGATTAAGAATGTTCCAGAATTTGTTCAGTGGATTAAGTCTTGGAAGTATTCTTATTATGATTGCGCTGGGGCTTTCAATTGTTTATGGGCTTGCTGGCGTAATCAACATGGCTCATGGTGAATTTCTTATGATAGGAGCTTATACTACTTATTGCGTCCAAAATATCATGAGTCCGACTTCAGATCTTTTTTTCTGGATATCGCTTCCATTGGCTTTTTTGGTCTCAGGCTTCTGGGGCTTCGTGATAGAAAGATTAATTATCAGACACCTTTATTCAAGGCCTTTGGAAAGTATGCTGGCTACCTGGGGGGTTGGTTTGGTACTTGTTCAGATAGCCAGATCATTGTTTGGAGACCTTACTGCAGTCCGAACTCCTTCAGTTCTTTCAGGTGGGTGGGAGGTTGTACAGCATCTTGTTCTTCCTTATAACAGGTTATTCATCATTTTCCTTAGTGCATTTATGATTACGGCCACTTATCTTGTTTTGTACAAATCAAGATTGGGATTACAGATAAGAGCAGTTACACAAAACAGAAGAATGAGTTCATGTCTGGGAATTGAAACCAATAAACTTGATGCTATGACATTCTTTTTGGGATCTGGTCTGGCCGGCCTTGCAGGAGCAGCGATGACACTCATAGGTAATGTGGTTCCGGATATGGGACAGACTTATATAGTTGACTCTTTCCTTGTTGTGGTGACAGGAGGTGTTGGCAACATTGCAGGTTCAATTGTTTCAGGATTTGGAATAGGGTTTCTGTTTAAAATGCTGGAATCATTCTTTCAGGCTGTGTATGGAAAGGTACTCATACTAACTCTGATCATATTGTTCCTTCAGTATAGACCTAAAGGCTTGTTTCCTGATAAAGGAAGAATTGGTGAAGATTAGTCAACTTTAAACTTACCGGTATGAAGAAATATTTAACAGCAGATTCTTTATTCTATATATTATTAATAATCATATTTCTCATAGTGCTCCCATTGGGAAATATCCTGGGATTTGTTTCCAATAACACAATTTCCCTTTGGGGGCGTTATTTCTGTTTCGCCATAGCAGCTTTAGGCATTGATCTGATCTGGGGATATACAGGAGTTTTATCAATGTGCCAGGCATTCTTCTTTTGTCTCGGAGGTTATTCCATAGCGATGCACATGTTGCTCAGTGCAACTGGCAAAGGTGTTTACAGCGCTGCTATTCCAGACTTTATGGTATGGAACCAGGTAGAGACACTCCCGTTTTTCTGGGAGCCATTTCATTCTTTCGGTCTCTCTTTGTTGCTGGCATTAGCATTACCAGCACTCTTTGCTTTCCTGTTTGGGTTCTTTGTTTTCAGAAGCAGGATAAAAGGGGTTTATTTCGCTATCATCACTCAAGCTTTGGCATTGGCTGTGTGGTTCATATTCCTTAGAAATGAAACGATGCTTGGAGGAACAAATGGATTAACAGACTTTAAAAGTTTATTGGGGTTTGAATTGTCAAGTCCGAGAACTAAGCTTGGTCTTTACCTTCTTGCTTTTTTCACGCTCTGCGGTACATATTTATTTTGCAGGTGGCTTGTTAATTCCAAGTTTGGAAAAGTGCTGGTAGGTATACTGGACAGCGAGTCCAGATTGAGTTTTACTGCTTACAATGTTGTAAACTATAAGGTGGCAGTATTCGTCATTGCTGCAATCCTCGCAGCAATTGGAGGAGTGTTGTATGCGCCGCAGACAGGAATCATCACTCCCGGTCGGATGGATGTGAAAGCATCCGTGGAAATGGTGATGTGGGTTGCTCTTGGTGGAAGAGGAAGATTGAAAGGTGCTATAATCGGAGCATTGCTGGTTAACTATCTTTACAGTGTTTGTACTAGTCTGTTCCCTGAATCCTGGTTATATATCCTTGGAATATTATTTATCCTTACTGTCCTTTTCTTTGAAAAAGGTTTCTGGGGATTGATTGAAATGCTGGAGGCAAAGCTGACCGAATGGTCGCCTGTTAAAGGCAGTGAAAGTTTAAAAGCTAACGTCTGATATTATGTTGAATGTAAAAAATCTAAATGTAGCCTTTGGTGGTGTGAAGGCTCTTGATCTTCATGGTTTTAGTGTGGGTATGAATGAGCTTAGAGTTATCATTGGCCCTAATGGGGCAGGCAAATCAACCTTCCTTGATATTCTCTGCGGAAAAACTCAGGCTGATGATGGAGAAGTAGTCTTTGATGGAAATCCTATTCTAGGAAGAAAAGAAGTGGATATCGCCAATCTTGGTATTGCAAGGAAATTTCAAAAGCCTTCCATATTCGGAAGTCTGACAGTATATGATAATATGCTTCTGGCAGCCAGAATGCCAAAAGGAATATTCAAATCCATGTTCTTTAAGATTTCATCGGAACTTAAAGATAGAATATATCAGGTGGCAAAAATGGTAAGGCTCGACATTCATTTAAGTAAGCTTGCAGGAAACTTGTCACATGGTCAAAAGCAGTGGCTGGAGATAGCTATTGTAATGTTACAGGACCCAAAGTTATTGCTTATTGATGAGCCAGCTGCTGGAATGTCTGATGAAGAAACTTATAGGACCGGTGAATTGCTGACAGATCTTGCCAAACATCATTGTGTCATTGTTATTGAGCATGATATGAGCTTTGTGGAACAAATTGCTAATCGTTTGGTGAGTGTTCTGGTGAGAGGTAAACTATTGATGGAAGGTTCATTTGCTGAAGTCAGAAATGATCAGAGAGTGATAGACTGCTACTTGGGAAGAACGAATACGCAACTAGAATAACCAGTGTTTAATAAAAATTGAATCATCATGGAGATAATACTGGAATCAAATAATTTACAGGCAGCATATGGGCAGAGCACAATTCTGTGGGGCGTTAATTTTAAAGCTGTTAAAGGCAAGATTACAACTATAATGGGAAGAAACGGAGTGGGGAAAACCACTTTGCTTAAGACCATTATGGGACTTGTAAAAGTTTCAGATGGAAGTATAAAATTTCAGAAAGAAGAAATAGGTGCAATGCCCCCGCATAAGAAGGCCAGAATGGGTATAAGTTATGTCCCGCAAGGCAGAGAGATTATTCCTAAATTAACTGTTTATGAAAATCTAAAATTGGGCATGGAAGCCTTGGGGAACAAGAAAGGCAAATTGCCTGAAGAGGTGATTTATGAACTGTTTCCTATACTTAAAGACTTTAGAAAAAGACTTGGTGGAAATCTCAGTGGAGGGCAACAACAGCAACTTGCATTGGCGAGAGCCATGGTCAGCAATCCGTCTCTTATTCTTCTGGATGAGCCTACAGAAGGGATCCAGCCTTCAATCGCAATGGAAATTGCTCAGGTACTTAAGAATCTTGCAAGAGAAAAAAATATTTCAGTGTTGTTGGTGGAGCAGAAGATTGATTTCGCCAAACAGCTAACAGACTATTATTATTTCATGGACAGAGGTAAAATGGTGATGGAGGGAGGTAAGGAAGAATTGGAGCATCAGGAAATCAAAAAACATCTATCAGTATAAAGTATGAAGTTATCTCCGAAAGATATTGAAAAGCTAATGTTGCATAACGCGGGTTTTCTGGCGCAAAAGCGGTATGCAAGAGGTATTCTTCTTAATTATCCCGAAGCAATTGCTCTTATTTCAGCTCAGTTGCTTGAGTTTATAAGAGAAGGAAATAGTGTTGCAGAGCTTATGGATAAAGGGAAACAGCTTCTTGGTGTTGATGATGTAATGGAAGGGGTTGCTGATATGGTGGATGAAGTACAGATTGAAGGTACTTTTCCTGATGGAACAAAGCTTGTAACTGTTCATAATCCTGTTTGTAATAAAGGCCTAAACAATGGTCTTGCACTTTATGGATCAGGTCTGGTAGCGGCAGATAAAAAACTTGTTATAGATAATATTGTCAATTCAAAGCCTGGTTTATTGGATGTTCCTGAGGGATATATTGAATTAAACAAAGGAAGAAAGGCCATTAACATAGATGTGATCAATAAAGGAGATAGACCTGTTCAGGTAGGATCTCATTACATTTTCTCTGAAACAAATAATGCACTGGAGTTTGACAGGATTAAAGCAATAGGATTTAGACTTGATATTCCAGCGGGGACTGCAGTCCGCTTTGAACCTGGTGAAAAGAAAACAGTGCCTCTGGTAGAGATTGCAGGCCAAAAACTTGTCTTCGGGGGAAATAATCTTATTCAGGGGAAAATTGATCATGACAGTATTGAATTGATAAAGGATAGAATGATGGAAAAAGGTTTTATATCATAAATATTTATGGCGTATAAATTTTCAAGAAGGAGTTATGCTGACATGTTTGGCATAACAACGGGAGACAAGTTAACATTAGGAGATACCAATCTTGTCATTAAAGTTGAGAAAGATTATACCGTTTATGGAGAAGAATGCAAGTTTGGAGGAGGAAAGGTTCTTCGGGATGGTATGGGACAGGCTTCTGGTTATAATTCTTCTGAGGTACTTGATTTGATTATTACCAATGCTCTGATAATTGACTATACAGGAATTTATAAAGCTGATATCGGAATAAAAAACGGATATATTAAGGCTATTGGAAAAGGTGGCAATCCTCATATCATGGAGGGAGTTGACCTTGATATGATTGTAGGTGCAACAACTGAAGTGATAGCTGGAGAAGGAATGATCATAACAGCTGGAGGTATAGATAACCATATCCATTACATCTGTCCGCAGCAAATGGAAGAGGCGCTCGCCTCCGGCATAACTACTTTCATAGGAGGAGGTACGGGTCCTGCTACCGGTACGAAGGCCACAACATGCACTCCGGGAGCTTTTTATCTGGAGATGATGTTAAAAGCTACAGACAATTTCCCTATGAATATAGGCTTTCTTGGAAAGGGAAATACCTCTCATCCTGGAGAAATTGAAGAACAGATAAAGGCTGGAGCAATTGGTCTGAAACTGCATGAGGACTGGGGAACAACTCCTGCGGCAATAGATAATTGTCTTGCTGTAGCTGAAAATTATGATGTTCAGGTTTGTATACACACTGATACGCTCAATGAAAGTGGTTTTGTAGAATCCAGTCGAGCGGCTTTTAAAGGTCGTACCATTCACACTTATCATACAGAAGGAGCAGGTGGTGGACATGCTCCTGATATTATAGTGCTTTGCGGAGACCCTGACGTTCTTCCTTCCTCAACAAATCCTACTAAGCCTTTTACAGTAAATACAATTGATGAACATCTTGATATGCTGATGGTTTGCCATCACCTTGACAAGAATATACCTGAAGACATTGCTTTTGCAGAAAGCAGGATCAGAGGAGAGACTATTGCTGCTGAAGATATACTTCATGATATGGGAGCTTTGTCTATGCTTTCTTCAGATTCACAGGCTATGGGAAGGGTTGGTGAAGTAATTTGCAGAACATGGCAGACAGCTCATAAAATGAGAGAACAACGTGGTGCATTGAGGGAGGATTTGGAATCCGGATCTGATAACTTCAGAATAAAAAGATACATAGCGAAATATACTATTAATCCTGCTATTGCTCATGGTTGCGGGCATGTAATAGGCTCTGTGGAAGTTGGTAAATTGGCGGATCTCGTCTTGTGGCATCCTAAGTTTTTCGGAAGCAGGCCAGAGCTGATTGTAAAAGGTGGTGTAATTGTACAGGCGCAGATGGGTGATCCAAATGCTTCTATTCCTACTCCACAGCCATATTTCTCCAGACCAATGTTCGGTGCAAGGGGAGCTGCTATTGGAAGAACTTCTCTTGCATTTGTTTCACAGGCATCATTGTCAACTGTTAAGTCATATGAACTTAACAAATCAATAACCCCGGTATCAGGTTGCAGGTCGG contains:
- a CDS encoding HupE/UreJ family protein; protein product: METDHVVAVGNLVQIRRSFREEAILGATWGLGHTCSVIIGALSISFVKNFIAFPEHFSFELFVGVMMVLIGIYRLYILKRKEKNSSGNKTLFFNVGVVHGLAGSGSIAAMLAGLAENRQEQILFLMLFGLGTIVGMGIIAASITRLKFLHPRYLTWFSCLIAACSFIYGIKIIIGQLY
- the urtA gene encoding urea ABC transporter substrate-binding protein; the encoded protein is MKTPFKSKTLYKFLSLMLAAGLLFSSCSGSKDSASEQEKSAEAASGETIKIGVLHSLSGTMAISEVSLKDVIEMAVEEINASGGVLGKKVEPVIVDPASDWDLFAEKSKELILDKKVAAVFGCWTSVSRKSVLPVFEEHNSLLFYPVQYEGEECSANVIYSGATPNQQLIPAAEYLMSEKGGGYKKFYLLGTDYVFPRTANKILKAFLLSKGVPKENIIEEYTPFHHQDYQTIVSKVKKFAAGGKACVLSTVNGDSNVPFYKEFANQGLTAAMCPIMAFSVAEDELRSMDTEFLVGHLAAWNYYQSVESPENKLFVENFKKFCEKKGLPGGKSRVTDDPICWAYTDIYLWKNAVEKAGTTEIEKMRPALYGLEFKSPGGLVKMSEKNHHLAKPVMIGEIRSDGQFDIIWKTDGLVEPEPWSKLTSPDKDCDHVSHGGTYTLND
- the urtB gene encoding urea ABC transporter permease subunit UrtB produces the protein MKYIFYFLLVFALPLRLLAESSVSDTQTQVNTLISGSDSLKAVVINSLISSEKTEVYPLLSAINDKKLFMYNNILITLGEKQTSDDGTEKFKLLEVYPEFKELSSNDGKSLYLPISELKEVEFSRSSRLLLAPITPYLNLLSPEVEKRKLAYSQFQGLKDKSILPKLYSALAHEKHQEILRLGRETIFSIQLNSSPEASHKMWTDSLTLNWGPNTQSILEQYAAIQSNPELKNFASEKAEELQSKHERLRMFQNLFSGLSLGSILIMIALGLSIVYGLAGVINMAHGEFLMIGAYTTYCVQNIMSPTSDLFFWISLPLAFLVSGFWGFVIERLIIRHLYSRPLESMLATWGVGLVLVQIARSLFGDLTAVRTPSVLSGGWEVVQHLVLPYNRLFIIFLSAFMITATYLVLYKSRLGLQIRAVTQNRRMSSCLGIETNKLDAMTFFLGSGLAGLAGAAMTLIGNVVPDMGQTYIVDSFLVVVTGGVGNIAGSIVSGFGIGFLFKMLESFFQAVYGKVLILTLIILFLQYRPKGLFPDKGRIGED
- the urtC gene encoding urea ABC transporter permease subunit UrtC → MKKYLTADSLFYILLIIIFLIVLPLGNILGFVSNNTISLWGRYFCFAIAALGIDLIWGYTGVLSMCQAFFFCLGGYSIAMHMLLSATGKGVYSAAIPDFMVWNQVETLPFFWEPFHSFGLSLLLALALPALFAFLFGFFVFRSRIKGVYFAIITQALALAVWFIFLRNETMLGGTNGLTDFKSLLGFELSSPRTKLGLYLLAFFTLCGTYLFCRWLVNSKFGKVLVGILDSESRLSFTAYNVVNYKVAVFVIAAILAAIGGVLYAPQTGIITPGRMDVKASVEMVMWVALGGRGRLKGAIIGALLVNYLYSVCTSLFPESWLYILGILFILTVLFFEKGFWGLIEMLEAKLTEWSPVKGSESLKANV
- the urtD gene encoding urea ABC transporter ATP-binding protein UrtD; amino-acid sequence: MLNVKNLNVAFGGVKALDLHGFSVGMNELRVIIGPNGAGKSTFLDILCGKTQADDGEVVFDGNPILGRKEVDIANLGIARKFQKPSIFGSLTVYDNMLLAARMPKGIFKSMFFKISSELKDRIYQVAKMVRLDIHLSKLAGNLSHGQKQWLEIAIVMLQDPKLLLIDEPAAGMSDEETYRTGELLTDLAKHHCVIVIEHDMSFVEQIANRLVSVLVRGKLLMEGSFAEVRNDQRVIDCYLGRTNTQLE
- the urtE gene encoding urea ABC transporter ATP-binding subunit UrtE; this encodes MEIILESNNLQAAYGQSTILWGVNFKAVKGKITTIMGRNGVGKTTLLKTIMGLVKVSDGSIKFQKEEIGAMPPHKKARMGISYVPQGREIIPKLTVYENLKLGMEALGNKKGKLPEEVIYELFPILKDFRKRLGGNLSGGQQQQLALARAMVSNPSLILLDEPTEGIQPSIAMEIAQVLKNLAREKNISVLLVEQKIDFAKQLTDYYYFMDRGKMVMEGGKEELEHQEIKKHLSV
- the ureA gene encoding urease subunit gamma, whose translation is MKLSPKDIEKLMLHNAGFLAQKRYARGILLNYPEAIALISAQLLEFIREGNSVAELMDKGKQLLGVDDVMEGVADMVDEVQIEGTFPDGTKLVTVHNPVCNKGLNNGLALYGSGLVAADKKLVIDNIVNSKPGLLDVPEGYIELNKGRKAINIDVINKGDRPVQVGSHYIFSETNNALEFDRIKAIGFRLDIPAGTAVRFEPGEKKTVPLVEIAGQKLVFGGNNLIQGKIDHDSIELIKDRMMEKGFIS
- the ureC gene encoding urease subunit alpha, translating into MAYKFSRRSYADMFGITTGDKLTLGDTNLVIKVEKDYTVYGEECKFGGGKVLRDGMGQASGYNSSEVLDLIITNALIIDYTGIYKADIGIKNGYIKAIGKGGNPHIMEGVDLDMIVGATTEVIAGEGMIITAGGIDNHIHYICPQQMEEALASGITTFIGGGTGPATGTKATTCTPGAFYLEMMLKATDNFPMNIGFLGKGNTSHPGEIEEQIKAGAIGLKLHEDWGTTPAAIDNCLAVAENYDVQVCIHTDTLNESGFVESSRAAFKGRTIHTYHTEGAGGGHAPDIIVLCGDPDVLPSSTNPTKPFTVNTIDEHLDMLMVCHHLDKNIPEDIAFAESRIRGETIAAEDILHDMGALSMLSSDSQAMGRVGEVICRTWQTAHKMREQRGALREDLESGSDNFRIKRYIAKYTINPAIAHGCGHVIGSVEVGKLADLVLWHPKFFGSRPELIVKGGVIVQAQMGDPNASIPTPQPYFSRPMFGARGAAIGRTSLAFVSQASLSTVKSYELNKSITPVSGCRSVKKKDMKLNDYLPDIKVDAETYKVTVDGEWITCLPASKLPLAQLYNLF